Proteins co-encoded in one Acidobacteriota bacterium genomic window:
- the bcsZ gene encoding cellulase codes for MFRKRHGFSHAVCVHSKGVARLKRSHHGRRMYRNMVAALLLSTALSTLCLAQPAWPLWDSYNRIVIDQQGRVIDHSAQDRTTSEGQSYAMFFALVANDRARFDKLLHWTEINLAGGDLTQHLPAWSWGKAGDGSWKPLDLHPASDADLWMAYSLIEAGRLWKDPHYDRLGMALAAQVAQQEAVFVPGLGTTLLPGPTGFHPDAQTWIINPCYLQPSILARLSKAMPNGPWAAILDSLDPILAQGSGAGYAMDWVTAGTGIHPSATPTQHASGDAGSMPVGGYEAIRVYLWLGIADPGTRNLHGLLARVPAMASYLQSHPVPPQQVDALGRVVNPNGPPGFSAALIPYLRALGKDSEAKIQSDRLASTRDATTGLYGKSADYYDQNLALFATGWSEGRFRFDRDGKLHVKWK; via the coding sequence ATGTTTCGCAAACGGCACGGCTTCAGCCATGCCGTTTGCGTCCACTCTAAAGGAGTCGCTCGTCTGAAACGCTCACACCACGGCCGCAGGATGTACCGCAACATGGTGGCAGCCCTCCTGCTTTCGACCGCGCTTTCGACCCTCTGCCTCGCGCAACCCGCGTGGCCGCTCTGGGACAGCTACAACCGCATCGTCATCGACCAGCAGGGCCGTGTCATCGACCATAGTGCGCAGGACCGCACCACCAGCGAAGGCCAGTCCTACGCCATGTTCTTTGCTCTTGTGGCGAACGACCGCGCGCGCTTCGACAAGCTGCTTCATTGGACGGAGATCAACCTCGCTGGCGGTGATCTCACCCAGCATCTGCCCGCCTGGAGCTGGGGCAAGGCGGGCGATGGCTCCTGGAAACCGCTCGACCTGCATCCAGCCTCGGACGCCGACCTCTGGATGGCCTACTCCCTTATCGAAGCGGGACGTCTCTGGAAGGATCCCCACTACGACCGTCTCGGAATGGCGCTGGCCGCTCAAGTCGCGCAGCAGGAGGCAGTCTTTGTTCCGGGACTTGGAACCACGCTGCTTCCCGGACCCACCGGCTTTCACCCCGACGCGCAAACCTGGATCATCAACCCCTGCTACCTCCAGCCCTCGATTCTTGCCCGCCTTTCGAAGGCGATGCCCAATGGCCCCTGGGCCGCCATCCTGGATTCGCTCGACCCCATCCTCGCTCAGGGTTCGGGCGCGGGATATGCGATGGATTGGGTTACAGCCGGAACCGGCATCCATCCCTCCGCTACTCCCACCCAGCACGCCTCGGGCGATGCAGGTTCGATGCCCGTAGGAGGCTACGAGGCCATCCGCGTCTATTTATGGCTCGGCATCGCAGACCCCGGTACGCGCAATCTGCATGGCCTTCTGGCCCGTGTTCCGGCGATGGCCTCGTATCTACAGTCGCACCCCGTTCCCCCGCAGCAGGTCGATGCGCTGGGAAGGGTCGTGAACCCCAACGGACCCCCCGGTTTCTCGGCTGCGCTCATTCCATATCTCCGCGCCCTTGGAAAAGACTCCGAGGCGAAGATCCAGTCCGACCGTCTGGCCTCCACCCGCGACGCAACAACCGGCTTGTACGGAAAGAGCGCCGACTACTATGATCAGAATCTCGCACTGTTCGCAACTGGTTGGTCCGAAGGGAGATTCCGCTTCGATCGCGACGGAAAGCTCCACGTAAAGTGGAAGTAA
- the bcsA gene encoding UDP-forming cellulose synthase catalytic subunit, producing MSDSPLWREFESGDGLLLRLLRFVIVVAGIVFLFSTAILELTWPQQLVLGLLTVLVAIWMDRSSSSYLVTLTLMIASMYSTFRYGFWRIATTGKFFFDPGSKWSVLDGFFISMLLLAEAYAFIILFLGYLQTVWPLRRTPVPLPEDPHVWPSVDLLIPTYNEPLSVVKYTALASMNIDWPADKLNVYILDDGKREEFRKFAEEAGIGYMTRDDNAHAKAGNINRALARLDSPFVAIFDCDHVPTRSFLQVTLGWFLRDNKLAMLQTPHHFYSPDPFERNLGQFRTIPNEGELFYGIVQDGNDFWNATFFCGSCAILRRTALDEIGGIAVETVTEDAHTSLRMQMNGWNTAYINIPQAAGLATERLSGHVKQRIRWARGMIQIMRTDNPLFAKGLKPAQRLCYFNAMTHFLYALPRLIFLTAPLIYLILGQVNVPGYWAAILAYALPHLFLSSITNSRIQGNHRHSFWNEIYETVLAPFIFLPTMLALINPKLGSFDVTAKGGVVNRRFFDTRIARPFLFMMSLNLLGALLAIPRLFYVPLPYIGDLYDAGHSGTVIMNLVWVCFNMVILGVCSAVAWESQQRRQTVRIEMAAPVQARMANGSLIQGTTYDMSSGGLMMKMERDFVASPGDSIKLSMPVLDGDAILPATVIEISGNIIRAQFDPLTLQEEEALTMILYSRADTWLGWGENREPDQPMKSLGLILKLAVKGLSETARGLMKTTKKTAPKGKLVTSISPLLLLALLFSATTLLAQPDPTSALTVSDTGVQARTVAPGTFDNLFTLADLGVPDTIVLRGVDAYHTVYFSLPQTQIVKTATMKLQYHFSPGLIPSLSHLKVSLNGTLFATLPVTLKPTPPGPSDPNGTRAENSALLEATLTLPAEMLVRDNQLTFEFVGHYTMECEDPSHTALWSHVDATSTIELAGSLLPLKDDLKLLPLPFYDSKVNLHPSIPIVFFGQPSPRSLQAAGIVSSWFGVLTDSRAIRFPVSLGTIPAGNAIVIAENSGDLPAGLKAGGASGPTITMRPNPNDPYSKVLVLTGDNADDLLTAALGLALQRDMLSGDSARIGSLKMPAVREPDDAPRWLSTERITPVGDIAQTGDLQGDGSVPMRIYMRVPPDLYYGQMQNLSFHLGYRYNGIPISNESSMQVYMNDAYISSTPLPHTENASAQLETVVPVPVGNMRPFSNTFMSQFIFLLAKKGKCQDTAPYNMKAAILKDSYLDIKDIPHWTALPNLEIFANAGYPFTRRADLSDTTVVLPGSPAADEIETYLTLMGHFGSQTGYPVTNVSVTDADGMKTDGRKDYLVIGTVDDSPALTKLNPSLPVVVDGSGLHIQDTQGFFASMQHAWWKVRSSDHIQSGQLETAGGLPDVLIEGMEWPARSGRSVVLVALRDHAVVPNFLSVFLKTAQSSDISQSVSVLHGRRFSSYRIGNDVYYVGSLSLWTRINLFFSQFQWSMVLGTFIICFLLATIVRASLRHRARVRLQGND from the coding sequence ATGAGCGATTCGCCACTCTGGCGCGAGTTTGAATCCGGCGATGGGCTTCTCCTCAGGTTGCTCCGCTTTGTCATTGTCGTGGCGGGCATCGTCTTCCTGTTTTCGACGGCGATCCTCGAGCTGACCTGGCCGCAGCAGCTTGTCCTTGGTCTGCTGACCGTCCTTGTCGCCATCTGGATGGACCGCAGTTCCAGTTCTTACCTCGTCACGCTGACGCTGATGATTGCGTCCATGTACTCGACCTTCCGGTACGGGTTCTGGCGTATCGCGACGACAGGCAAGTTCTTCTTCGATCCCGGCTCCAAGTGGAGCGTTCTCGACGGCTTCTTCATCTCCATGCTGCTGCTGGCCGAGGCCTACGCCTTCATCATCCTCTTCCTCGGCTATCTTCAGACCGTCTGGCCGCTGCGGCGCACCCCTGTGCCGCTTCCGGAAGACCCACATGTCTGGCCCTCGGTCGATCTGCTGATCCCCACTTACAACGAGCCTCTCAGCGTGGTGAAGTACACCGCACTCGCCTCGATGAATATCGACTGGCCCGCCGACAAGCTCAATGTCTATATTCTCGACGACGGCAAGCGCGAGGAGTTTCGCAAGTTCGCCGAAGAGGCCGGCATCGGCTACATGACGCGCGACGACAACGCCCACGCGAAGGCCGGCAACATCAACCGCGCGCTTGCCCGGCTCGACTCGCCCTTTGTCGCCATCTTCGACTGCGATCACGTCCCCACGCGCAGCTTCCTGCAAGTTACACTCGGCTGGTTTCTTCGCGACAACAAGCTGGCGATGCTCCAGACGCCGCACCACTTCTATTCGCCCGACCCGTTCGAGCGCAACCTCGGCCAGTTCCGCACCATCCCCAATGAAGGAGAGCTCTTCTACGGTATCGTCCAGGACGGCAACGACTTCTGGAACGCGACCTTCTTCTGCGGCTCCTGCGCCATCCTGCGCCGCACCGCGCTCGACGAGATCGGCGGCATCGCCGTCGAGACCGTCACCGAAGACGCCCACACCTCGCTGCGCATGCAGATGAACGGCTGGAACACGGCCTACATCAACATTCCTCAGGCCGCCGGTCTCGCTACAGAGCGTCTCAGCGGCCATGTAAAACAGCGTATTCGCTGGGCCCGCGGCATGATCCAGATCATGCGCACCGACAACCCGCTCTTTGCGAAGGGCCTCAAGCCGGCGCAGCGTCTCTGCTACTTCAACGCGATGACGCACTTCCTGTATGCGTTGCCGCGCCTCATCTTCCTGACGGCTCCGCTGATCTACCTCATCCTCGGCCAGGTCAACGTACCCGGTTACTGGGCTGCGATTCTGGCTTATGCGCTTCCGCATCTTTTCCTGTCGAGCATTACCAACTCGCGCATTCAGGGCAATCATCGCCACTCGTTCTGGAACGAGATCTACGAGACCGTACTTGCGCCGTTCATCTTTCTGCCGACCATGCTTGCACTGATCAATCCCAAGCTCGGCAGCTTCGATGTAACGGCAAAGGGCGGCGTCGTCAACCGACGATTCTTTGATACGCGCATCGCGCGGCCGTTTCTGTTCATGATGTCGCTCAACCTCCTTGGAGCGCTGCTCGCGATCCCGCGCCTCTTCTATGTCCCGTTGCCTTATATCGGCGATCTCTACGATGCGGGCCACTCCGGCACCGTCATCATGAACCTGGTCTGGGTCTGCTTCAACATGGTCATCCTTGGCGTCTGCTCCGCGGTCGCCTGGGAGAGCCAGCAGCGCCGCCAGACCGTGCGCATCGAGATGGCCGCGCCGGTCCAGGCCCGCATGGCAAATGGAAGCCTGATTCAGGGGACCACCTACGATATGTCCAGCGGCGGCCTGATGATGAAGATGGAGCGCGACTTTGTCGCTTCTCCCGGCGATTCCATCAAGCTCTCCATGCCGGTGCTCGACGGCGACGCCATCTTGCCCGCAACCGTTATCGAGATCAGCGGAAACATTATTCGCGCTCAGTTCGATCCGCTGACTCTCCAGGAAGAAGAAGCGCTGACCATGATCCTCTACTCCCGCGCGGATACCTGGCTGGGATGGGGAGAGAACCGCGAACCCGACCAGCCCATGAAGAGCCTGGGACTCATTTTGAAGCTCGCCGTAAAAGGGCTGTCGGAGACGGCAAGAGGTTTGATGAAGACTACAAAGAAGACCGCGCCGAAGGGCAAGCTCGTCACCAGCATCTCTCCGCTGCTCCTGCTGGCGCTCCTGTTTTCGGCTACAACGCTGCTCGCTCAGCCCGATCCTACTTCGGCGCTTACGGTCTCCGATACAGGGGTGCAGGCACGCACTGTTGCTCCCGGCACATTCGACAATCTCTTTACGCTTGCCGACCTCGGCGTACCCGACACCATCGTCCTTCGCGGAGTCGACGCCTACCACACCGTCTACTTCTCGTTGCCGCAGACGCAGATCGTCAAGACGGCCACGATGAAGCTGCAATACCACTTCTCACCCGGCCTGATCCCGTCGCTCAGCCATCTCAAGGTCTCGCTCAACGGAACGCTCTTCGCCACGTTGCCGGTCACCCTCAAGCCGACGCCTCCCGGCCCTTCGGATCCCAATGGCACCCGCGCCGAGAACAGCGCGCTGCTCGAAGCGACCCTCACGCTGCCAGCCGAGATGCTGGTGCGCGACAACCAGCTCACCTTCGAGTTCGTCGGCCACTACACCATGGAGTGCGAAGACCCCTCGCACACCGCGCTGTGGAGCCACGTCGACGCCACGTCGACCATCGAGCTAGCCGGCTCGCTGCTGCCGCTTAAGGACGACCTCAAGCTGCTCCCGCTGCCGTTCTACGACTCCAAGGTCAATCTGCATCCGTCGATCCCGATCGTCTTTTTTGGACAGCCGTCGCCTCGCTCTCTTCAGGCGGCAGGCATTGTCTCGTCATGGTTCGGTGTCCTCACCGACTCCCGGGCAATCCGCTTCCCAGTCTCGCTCGGCACGATCCCCGCGGGTAATGCCATCGTCATCGCCGAAAACTCAGGCGATCTTCCCGCCGGCCTCAAGGCGGGAGGCGCATCCGGCCCCACGATCACGATGCGGCCCAACCCCAACGACCCCTACTCCAAGGTGCTGGTTCTCACCGGAGACAACGCCGACGATCTGCTGACTGCCGCGCTCGGACTTGCGCTTCAGCGCGACATGCTCTCCGGCGACTCCGCGCGCATCGGATCGCTCAAGATGCCCGCTGTCCGCGAGCCCGACGACGCACCGCGCTGGCTCTCGACCGAACGCATCACTCCAGTTGGAGACATCGCGCAGACGGGCGACCTCCAGGGCGATGGCTCGGTGCCTATGCGTATCTACATGCGCGTGCCGCCTGACCTTTACTACGGCCAGATGCAGAACCTCTCCTTCCATCTCGGCTATCGGTACAACGGGATTCCCATCTCCAACGAGAGCTCGATGCAGGTCTATATGAACGACGCCTACATCAGCTCCACGCCTTTGCCCCACACGGAGAATGCCTCGGCGCAGCTCGAAACAGTAGTGCCGGTTCCCGTTGGCAACATGCGGCCGTTCTCCAACACCTTTATGTCGCAGTTCATCTTTCTGCTCGCCAAGAAAGGGAAGTGCCAGGACACCGCGCCCTACAACATGAAGGCGGCGATTCTCAAGGATTCCTATCTCGACATCAAGGACATCCCGCACTGGACCGCGCTGCCCAACCTTGAGATCTTCGCCAACGCGGGGTATCCCTTCACCCGGCGCGCCGACTTGTCCGACACGACAGTCGTTCTCCCCGGCTCTCCAGCCGCCGACGAGATCGAGACATACCTCACGCTGATGGGGCACTTCGGCAGCCAGACCGGCTATCCCGTCACCAATGTCAGCGTCACCGACGCCGACGGCATGAAGACCGACGGGCGCAAGGATTACCTCGTCATTGGCACTGTCGATGACTCGCCCGCTCTCACCAAGCTCAATCCCTCGCTTCCTGTCGTCGTCGATGGCAGCGGACTTCACATTCAGGACACGCAGGGCTTCTTCGCCTCGATGCAGCACGCCTGGTGGAAGGTCCGCAGCTCGGATCACATTCAGTCCGGCCAGCTTGAGACCGCCGGAGGCCTCCCCGACGTTCTCATTGAGGGCATGGAATGGCCTGCGCGCTCCGGACGCTCGGTTGTTCTCGTCGCCCTGCGCGACCATGCCGTCGTGCCCAACTTCCTCTCCGTCTTCCTCAAGACCGCGCAGTCCAGCGACATCTCGCAGTCGGTCAGCGTGCTGCACGGGCGCCGTTTCTCCTCCTACCGCATTGGCAACGACGTCTACTACGTCGGCTCGCTGTCGCTGTGGACGCGCATCAACCTGTTCTTCTCCCAGTTCCAGTGGTCGATGGTGCTCGGCACGTTCATCATCTGCTTCCTGCTGGCGACCATCGTCCGGGCATCGCTGCGCCACCGCGCCCGTGTGCGGCTCCAGGGAAATGACTAG